From a single Arthrobacter sp. SLBN-112 genomic region:
- a CDS encoding transposase — protein sequence MITDGGAAIAAAMSECWSETAVQRCLVHVQRNVRTYLTGRPRTDAGKALLRLGRALTRITTTSKAAAWLGRLNDWHQSYGHLVKAPTYRNASAVVRAGCGPIRPGGTRTTGSVRPTGFWNDSARPGHCSPTYAVSSRACRSHRPPTALKAAPTPNSGYSCGHTAE from the coding sequence GTGATTACCGATGGTGGCGCGGCAATTGCGGCAGCCATGTCCGAGTGCTGGAGTGAGACCGCGGTTCAGCGCTGTCTGGTGCACGTCCAACGCAACGTCCGCACGTACCTGACTGGCAGGCCCAGAACCGACGCTGGCAAGGCGCTGCTGCGGCTGGGGCGGGCATTGACGAGGATCACCACCACGTCCAAAGCCGCCGCGTGGCTCGGCAGGCTCAATGACTGGCACCAGAGCTACGGACACTTGGTCAAAGCCCCCACGTACCGGAACGCCAGCGCTGTCGTTCGGGCTGGGTGCGGGCCAATCAGGCCTGGCGGTACACGCACGACAGGCTCCGTAAGGCCTACCGGCTTCTGGAACGACTCAGCCAGGCCCGGACACTGTTCACCTACCTACGCCGTGAGTTCACGGGCCTGCAGATCGCATCGACCACCAACCGCATTGAAGGCGGCTCCAACGCCCAACTCCGGCTACTCCTGCGGGCACACCGCGGAATGA
- a CDS encoding carboxypeptidase regulatory-like domain-containing protein, producing the protein MTSTTVSGHVHYADSGAPYPGVTVLFRNVYGHELHTDTDRNGYYELALPEGTYRPFAVDNQTVVNAAFTLLDSNDNVITLPPSAQVDFLATPIGQKYGG; encoded by the coding sequence GTGACTTCGACGACGGTGAGCGGCCACGTCCATTACGCGGACTCCGGCGCCCCGTACCCCGGCGTCACTGTTCTCTTCCGCAACGTCTATGGCCATGAATTGCACACCGACACAGACAGGAACGGCTACTACGAACTAGCGCTGCCCGAGGGAACTTACCGCCCCTTTGCAGTCGACAACCAGACTGTCGTAAACGCGGCCTTTACTTTGCTTGATTCAAATGACAATGTCATCACCTTGCCGCCATCCGCACAGGTCGACTTCTTGGCTACCCCTATCGGGCAGAAGTACGGCGGGTAA
- a CDS encoding PASTA domain-containing protein has protein sequence MIGSATSDTSESKTHTTTKRVPTDLVGKTADAAEALLATAGTASTVAFREAEEADVGLVLEVDPAGGSVIAEGRSVVLLVGKRKESVERRVPMDLVGKLADAAQALLFGAGIPSTVAFREVEEADVGLVLEVDPAGGSVIAEGRSVVLLVGKPKESVERRVPMDLVGKLADAAQALLFGAGIPSTVTFREVEEADVGLVLEVDPVGGTLLAPGGSVHLLVGKVKEGLPPTPLGAEDLTTEIPEVP, from the coding sequence GTGATCGGCAGTGCAACTTCGGATACATCGGAGTCAAAAACGCACACCACGACGAAGCGCGTGCCAACGGACCTTGTCGGTAAGACGGCGGATGCCGCTGAGGCATTGTTGGCCACCGCTGGGACCGCTTCCACGGTTGCCTTCCGGGAGGCCGAGGAGGCGGACGTGGGGCTTGTGCTGGAAGTCGATCCTGCTGGTGGGTCAGTTATCGCTGAGGGCAGAAGTGTTGTCCTGCTGGTAGGGAAGCGCAAGGAGTCCGTGGAACGAAGGGTGCCAATGGATCTTGTGGGTAAGTTGGCGGATGCCGCTCAGGCATTGTTGTTCGGCGCTGGGATCCCTTCCACGGTTGCCTTCCGGGAGGTTGAGGAGGCGGACGTAGGGCTTGTGCTGGAAGTCGATCCTGCTGGTGGGTCAGTTATCGCTGAGGGCAGAAGTGTTGTCCTGCTGGTAGGGAAGCCCAAGGAGTCCGTGGAACGAAGGGTGCCAATGGATCTTGTGGGTAAGTTGGCGGATGCCGCTCAGGCATTGTTGTTCGGCGCTGGGATCCCTTCCACGGTTACCTTCCGGGAGGTTGAGGAGGCGGACGTGGGACTTGTGCTGGAAGTCGATCCTGTTGGTGGAACACTGCTGGCTCCAGGGGGCAGTGTGCACCTTCTGGTCGGAAAGGTTAAAGAAGGTCTTCCGCCAACCCCATTAGGAGCCGAGGATCTGACCACAGAAATCCCAGAAGTTCCCTGA
- a CDS encoding PAAR domain-containing protein, whose protein sequence is MPTGPALRVGDTSLCPLFDGPKPHGGGPITPAAATHTVLIGGMPAAVANSAPGGILCVSPAPNGIASGSLSVLIGGFPAARVGDFTLHGVPIAPGPGCPTVIVGG, encoded by the coding sequence GTGCCTACAGGGCCGGCCCTTCGGGTCGGAGACACATCCCTTTGTCCCCTTTTCGACGGACCAAAGCCGCATGGCGGCGGACCGATAACGCCGGCGGCAGCCACTCACACTGTGCTCATAGGCGGCATGCCGGCCGCCGTCGCCAACTCCGCTCCGGGTGGGATACTTTGTGTTTCGCCTGCCCCAAACGGAATAGCATCCGGCAGCCTCAGTGTGCTGATTGGCGGCTTTCCCGCGGCCCGAGTTGGCGACTTCACGTTGCATGGGGTGCCTATTGCACCAGGCCCCGGATGCCCTACGGTCATTGTTGGCGGGTAG
- a CDS encoding COG1470 family protein: protein MSTTATLDTRPLSLEAGAQASVPLHIRNDGEIVEEYKLEVVGPSGPWSEVVPGLVSLYPGQDATASVEFRPPRSAAVQAGEFLYGVQVLPTEHPEDAVVPEGVLSLLPFYETTAELMPRTSRGRFGAVHRLAVDNRGNIPITVTLTGTDPGEMLDLGLPEEALTVEPGTVQFAHVRVRPVRKIWRGMSATHPFAVTATPADGTPVVLDGTYLQEPVLPGWITKAVIALLVLAVGLLAAWQLLFKPAVEATAKAAVQESVNQAGQSASEAATKASQASAGAADAGVAAESAQKAATTAETAAAKATEATGATAPPQLVGSIAKRLEVEAGAGASASAPFVFENPKGVLQLTDLVLNNPQGDFGRLRLELDGVPLLDMALENFRDMDYHFLTSVRVTAGQSLNLTMSCNRVGLPPDQAAPSQCKSAAFLSGTITIPNPSSAQQ from the coding sequence ATGAGCACGACTGCGACGCTGGATACGCGCCCTCTAAGTCTTGAAGCCGGTGCTCAGGCGTCCGTTCCGCTGCACATCCGCAATGACGGTGAAATTGTCGAAGAGTACAAGCTGGAGGTTGTGGGACCGAGCGGCCCCTGGTCTGAGGTTGTTCCGGGCCTAGTGTCCTTGTACCCGGGGCAGGACGCAACGGCCTCTGTGGAGTTCAGGCCTCCCCGCTCTGCTGCCGTTCAAGCCGGCGAATTTCTTTATGGCGTCCAAGTCCTCCCCACCGAACATCCGGAAGACGCAGTTGTACCGGAAGGAGTGCTGAGCCTTCTCCCTTTCTACGAAACAACAGCTGAATTGATGCCGCGGACGTCACGGGGAAGATTCGGTGCCGTTCACCGCTTAGCTGTCGATAACAGAGGCAACATCCCGATTACCGTTACACTCACGGGCACCGATCCCGGCGAAATGCTGGACCTTGGACTGCCTGAAGAGGCCCTGACGGTGGAGCCGGGAACCGTTCAGTTCGCTCACGTTCGCGTCCGTCCCGTGAGAAAGATCTGGCGCGGCATGTCCGCCACGCACCCCTTCGCTGTCACGGCCACGCCGGCCGACGGAACACCCGTGGTACTCGATGGGACGTATCTGCAGGAGCCGGTTTTGCCGGGGTGGATTACCAAAGCCGTCATTGCACTGTTGGTGCTGGCGGTTGGCCTGCTGGCCGCCTGGCAACTGCTGTTCAAACCTGCGGTCGAAGCAACTGCCAAGGCCGCCGTTCAGGAGTCTGTTAATCAGGCTGGCCAGAGCGCCTCCGAGGCTGCAACCAAGGCCTCACAGGCCTCGGCTGGAGCTGCGGATGCGGGGGTAGCAGCCGAGTCGGCGCAGAAGGCCGCCACCACAGCGGAAACAGCCGCAGCCAAAGCAACGGAAGCAACCGGAGCCACGGCCCCACCCCAGTTAGTGGGTTCTATCGCTAAGCGCCTGGAAGTCGAAGCGGGCGCGGGGGCGTCCGCCTCCGCGCCCTTCGTATTCGAGAATCCCAAGGGAGTCCTGCAACTGACGGACCTTGTTCTAAACAATCCGCAGGGCGACTTCGGACGATTGCGGCTGGAGCTTGATGGCGTCCCGCTCCTGGATATGGCTTTGGAGAATTTCCGGGACATGGACTACCACTTCCTGACATCAGTTAGGGTCACGGCAGGACAGAGTCTGAATCTCACCATGTCATGCAATCGCGTGGGGTTACCTCCCGATCAGGCTGCACCCTCCCAGTGCAAGTCAGCGGCTTTTCTCAGCGGGACCATAACGATTCCGAACCCGTCGTCAGCCCAACAGTAG
- a CDS encoding response regulator transcription factor produces the protein MEPITVRVHARDPISEAGVASELRARPEVRVVKTSDTEQPRVVVVVADSVDDDALTLLRIIQRTGLSRAVLVAGHLDDGDLVKAVETGVVGLVRRSEATPDRLVSVIAAAASGEGSVPPDLLGRLLDQVGKLQRHVLGPRGIMFTGLAPREVEVLRLLADGLDTSEIAQKLAYSERTVKNVVHDVTTRLQLRNRSHAVAYALREGLI, from the coding sequence ATGGAACCAATAACCGTCAGGGTTCACGCGCGTGACCCCATATCCGAGGCCGGCGTGGCCAGTGAGCTGCGCGCGCGCCCCGAGGTACGTGTTGTAAAGACAAGCGATACCGAGCAGCCGCGGGTTGTCGTCGTAGTCGCCGATTCCGTGGATGACGACGCACTGACGCTTCTCCGCATTATTCAACGGACGGGTTTGTCCCGCGCCGTCCTGGTCGCGGGCCATCTCGACGATGGCGATCTCGTTAAAGCGGTGGAGACGGGGGTTGTTGGATTGGTGCGACGCAGCGAAGCAACACCGGACCGGCTGGTTTCCGTCATCGCCGCGGCCGCTTCCGGGGAAGGCAGCGTGCCACCCGACCTGTTGGGACGACTCCTGGACCAAGTGGGGAAACTGCAGCGTCATGTCCTTGGCCCGCGGGGGATTATGTTCACCGGGCTGGCTCCCCGTGAGGTGGAGGTCCTGCGCTTGCTCGCCGATGGTCTGGATACGTCCGAGATAGCGCAGAAGCTCGCTTATTCGGAGCGGACCGTGAAGAACGTTGTCCATGACGTTACGACCCGTCTGCAACTCCGTAACCGGTCCCACGCCGTCGCGTATGCCCTGCGGGAGGGACTGATCTAG